The genomic window GGAGCTTTAATTACTTTAATTCCAATGATTACCACGGTGCTTACAGGGCGTTTCATTCTAAAAATTAATTTTTTATCTATACTAGGTGCGTTAACAGGAGGAATGACATCTACTCCTGGGTTAAGTGCTACAGATTCAATGACCGAATCTGAAGCGCCACAAATTGCCTATGCTGCAGTTTATCCTTTTTCATTAGTACTTATAATAATTGTTGCTGAAATAATGGCAATCTTATAAATGATTATGGGTTAAATATAAAATTGGAGTAATTAAAAATTAAGTGATATGGGTTATTAAACTTTTTAAGAATTTAGTAACTCGAGTATTATAATAACATTGATGATTTGGCTTTATTATTAAATTGAAGCCTATTAAAAATCATCTTAATTTTATGTAGCTTTTCGACTATCATAAATCGTGAAAACATGCGTTTATATGAGAAATTTATAGGCGTAAAAGCTTGTGGAATAAAGAGATGTGTTGAGTTGCGGACTCTTTGTTATAACGATTCTAAATAGTTAAAAAAAGGGATTTTTATTTCAGTAAATAGTATCTAAATAGTACATTTGTTATCAACTAAAATAATTTAAAATAATGGGCGGATTTTTTAAATCTTCAATTGGAAGAAAAGTTGCTATGGCACTTTCTGCATTCTTCCTCATGTTTTTCTTAATAATACATTTAGCAGTAAATATTACTTCTTTATTTGGTGAAACGGTCTTTAACGACATGTCTCATTTTATGGGAACCAATCCTTTAATACAATTTGCTTTGCAGCCTGTATTAATTTTTGGAGTTGTATTTCACTTTGTAATGGGATTTGTATTAGAGTTGAAAAACAAAAAGGCGAATGGAGTTGCTTATGCAAAAAACAATGGTGCAGCTAATTCTACTTGGATGAGTAGAAACATGATTTACAGTGGTCTTGCTATATTAGCATTTATTGTGCTTCACTTTATTGATTTCTGGATACCAGAATTAAACACTAAATACGTAGTAGGTGATATGTCTGGTATGCATGATGGTAATTTTAGATATTATCATGAGTTGGTGGAGAAATTCCAAAACCCAGCAAGAGTTGTTGCTTACGTTGTAGCATTTGTACTTTTAGGATTGCATTTAGCACACGGATTTACATCTGCATTCCAATCGATGGGAGTAACGGCAGGACGTAAAAAAACACTTCAAAGTATAGGGAAAGGATATTCTATTATAATACCATTAGGGTTTATAATAGTAGCAATTTCTCATTATTTTAACCATTAATCTTATTATATATGGCTTTAGATTCAAAAGTACCAGAAGGTCCAATTAAAGATAAATGGACAAATTATAAAGACAAAATTAATCTTGTTAACCCTGCAAATAAACGTCATATTGATATTATTGTTGTAGGAACAGGATTAGCAGGTGGTTCTGCTGCTGCAACATTAGCAGAATTAGGATACAATGTAAAAGCTTTTGCTTATCAAGATTCTCCTCGTAGAGCGCATTCAATTGCAGCTCAAGGAGGGATTAATGCGGCAAAAAATTACATGGGAGATGGAGATTCTAATTACAGATTATTTTACGATACTGTAAAAGGAGGAGATTACCGTTCTCGTGAAGCAAATGTTTACAGGTTAGCAGAAGTTTCTTCAAATATTATTGATCAATGTGTAGCACAAGGGGTTCCTTTTGCACGTGATTATGGTGGTTTGTTAGATAATCGTTCTTTTGGAGGGGTTTTAGTTTCAAGAACTTTTTATGCAAAAGGACAAACAGGACAACAATTATTATTAGGATGTTATTCGGCAATGAACCGCCAAATTGCTCGTGGTAAAATTGAAATGTTCAATCGTCACGAAATGTTAGATGTTGTAAAAGTTGATGGTAAAGCAAGAGGTATTATTGCTCGTAATTTAATTACAGGAGAAATAGAACGCCACTCTGCACACGCTGTTGTAATTGCAACTGGAGGATATGGAAACGTTTATTTCTTATCTACCAATGCAATGGGTTCTAACGCAACTGCTGCTTGGAAAATTCATAAAAAAGGAGCGTATTTCGCAAATCCTTGTTTTACACAAATTCACCCAACGTGTATTCCACGTTCTGGAGATTACCAATCTAAATTGACGTTAATGTCAGAGTCATTACGTAATGATGGTAGAATTTGGGTTCCAGCAAAAATAGAAGATGCAAAAGCAATTCAACAAGGTACATTAAAGCCAGTACAGATTGCGGAAGAGGATAGAGATTATTATTTAGAGCGTCGTTATCCTGCATTTGGTAACTTGGTACCTCGTGATGTAGCTTCTAGAGCTGCAAAAGAACGTTGTGATGCTGGTTATGGTGTAAATGCAACAGGAGAAGCTGTGTATTTAGATTTTGCTTCTGCTTTTCAGCGTTATGGAAAACAACAAGCTAAATTAAAAGGAATAAAAAATCCTTCTAAAGAAGAAATTGTAAAATTAGGACAAGAAATTATTGAAGAAAAATATGGAAATTTATTTCAGATGTATGAAAAAATCATCGCTGAAAACCCGTATGAAACTCCAATGATGATATATCCAGCAACACACTATACAATGGGTGGTGTTTGGGTTGATTATAACTTAATGACTACTGTTGAAGGTTTATATTGTATTGGTGAAGCAAACTTCTCTGATCACGGTGCAAACAGATTAGGTGCTTCTGCATTAATGCAAGGTTTAGCCGATGGTTATTTTGTTCTACCTTATACTATTGGAGATTATTTATCTGATGATATTAGAACAGGAGAAATTGCTACGGATACAAAAGAGTTTGATGAAGCAGAAAAAGAAGTAAAAGATAAAATAGATTTCTTTATCAATAACAAAGGAACTAAAAGTGTAGATTATTTCCACAAACGTCTTGGTAAAGTAATGTGGGATAAAGTAGGAATGTCTCGTAACGAAAAAGATTTAAAAGAAGCTATGGCAGAAATTAAAGCGATTCGTGAAGAATTCTGGAAAGACGTAATGGTTCCTGGAAGCGCAAGCGAAATGAATGCTGAATTAGAAAAGGCAGGTCGTGTAGCAGACTTTTTAGAATTAGGAGAGTTATTTGCTAAAGATGCTTTAGTAAGAAATGAATCTTGCGGTGGACACTTTAGAGAAGAATCTGTAGAGTTAGATGGTGAGCAAAAAGGAGAGGCGAAACGTAATGATAAAGATTATGCTTTTGTATCTGCTTGGGAATATAAAGGAGAACCTGCAGATGCAGTTTTACATAAAGAAGAATTAGAATTTAAAGATATAGAACTAAAACAACGTTCATACAAATAATAAAGACATTATGAATTTAACACTTAAAATTTGGAGACAAAAAGACGCTGGTTCAAAGGGTCAAATGGTAGACTATAAAGTGACTGATATTTCAGAACATATGTCTTTCTTAGAAATGATGGATGTTTTAAATGAACAATTAGTAAATTCTGGTGAAGAACCTGTTGCTTTTGATCATGATTGTAGAGAAGGTATTTGTGGTGCGTGTTCTTTATACATAAATGGTGAAGCTCATGGTCCTGATAGAGGTATTACTACTTGTCAGTTACACATGCGTATGTTTAACGATGGAGACACTATTACTATAGAGCCATTTAGAGCATCAGCATTTCCTGTAATAAAAGATTTAATTGTAGATAGAATGGCTTTTGAGCGTATTCAACAATCAGGTGGTTTTATTTCTGTAAATACTTCTGGTAATACGCAAGATGCTAATGGACTTCCTATTTCTAAACATGCAGCAGATGCAGCTATGGATGCAGCGGCTTGTATTGGTTGTGGTGCTTGTGTAGCTACTTGTAAAAACTCTTCTGCAATGTTATTTGTGGGCGCTAAAGTATCTCAATATGCTTTATTACCACAAGGGCAAGTAGAAGCTGCAGATCGTGTACAAAACATGGTTGCACAAATGGATTTAGAAGGTTTTGGAAACTGTACTAATACAGGTGCATGTGAAGTTGAGTGTCCTAAAGGAATTACTTTAGAGAGTATTGCAAGAATGAATAGAGAGCTTATGAAAGCTTCTATATAATTTCAAAATAATTTATATTTATAAAAAAAGCTTATATCTAATTGATATAAGCTTTTTTTTATGTCTTAAATTGTCGTTTAAAATAAATTAAACATATTGGCATAAGTATGAAGTTTGAACGCTAACTTTTACTTGAAACTTTTCATTAGCATCAATAGAGTAAGATGCACCGGCTTTATAAATTTTCCATTCAGGTGCGTTTGGTAGTTTAACTTCCATTTCACCTTCAATAACACTCATAGTTTCGTGTGTAGATGTGCCAAATTCGTATGTTCCAACTTCCATAACACCTATGGTCGATTTTCCTGTTGCAGATGAATAGGCTAAAGATTTTACGTTGCCATCAAAGTATTCGTTTGCAGATATCATATGTTTAAAATTTTCAATTAGTTACAAAAATAAAAAAGCACCTAAATTTTAGGTGCTTTTTTGAACTATAATTTTACGTTTTTATTATTCCTCTTCTTCAGAACCAGAAATAGTGGCCGGTTTTACCGAGGAATCATGTGCGTTATAATATTCTTCTAGTAAGCTCATTGTTGCCTTAAGTAAATCCTTAGTTTCTAACAATACACTAAAGTATAAAGTCGTGTTTTTAGGACTTGATTCTTCAGTTCTAGTACGTTCTACTTGCTTCTGGATTTTTTCGGTTACAATATTAAACACTTCATCTTTTCTGCTTAAAATTTTTCCTATTTGTTCAAATGAACGAGAATCGAAAGCTGTTTTTGTGTCAAAAAATAATTGCTCTAACGCTATATCAACTTCTTTTAATTCCTTAATTTGATTGAATTTAAGTTTTTTGTGATTGTTGTTAATATGCTTATAGCTTACTTTAGAAATGTATTCTAAAGATTGTGCCATATCTTGTAAATAGCCTAAAACATTAATGTAGAAGTTACTTGCTCCAAGACTCGATTCATCTAAATTCTTAATGAAGTAGAAAATGTTATTACGTAAATCGTCAACTTCAACAGATAGTTTCGCTACTTGTTTCTGGTTCTTTTTAAGAGATTGTAAATCTTGTTTAGCTAGACCATTTATAGCATTTGTATAGATCTTGTTTCCACGTTTAACAACGCTTGCAATATTACCTGCGCTTTCGTGAATTACTCCTTGTACAGAGCTGCTTTCAGCTTTTATTAAGCTGTCTTCTGCGCTTACTTCTTTAGATTTTTTATTATGAACAATAGAACTTCTAATAAGTAAAGCAAAGGCTGCAACTAATAAAATTGGAAACATTACTGTAATGTTCAAGTTTAATAAGTAAGCAACTAAAGCTGCTGCAGAAAAGGCACTAAAGGCAGTGAAAAACCATCCACCAATAACATTTATTACACCTGCAACACGGTAAACAGCACTTTCTGCTCCCCAAGCCCTATCGGCAAGTGAAGATCCCATGGCAACCATAAAAGTAACGTAGGTTGTAGAAAGCGGTAACTTATAAGATGTAGCTATTGAAATTAAAACGGCTGCAATCATTAAGTTTACGGCAGCTCTAACTAAATCGAAAGCAGGTAATTCTACCGTTTTGTTTTTTGAAACTTTTATTACAGGAACTTCAAATTGTTTATCTATTTTATCTTGTAAAGATTTGGGTAATATAAGGTTGGTAAATTGCGAGATTAAAAGAGCTAAACGAACAAAACCTCGTGATAAGAAGTTTGGCTCAAAGCGTTCTTTTGTTTCACTTTGACTGGCTAAATCTAACGATGTTTTTACAACGTTTTTAGCTTTAGATGAAAACCACAAGGTTAATACCATAATCATTCCTGCAGCAAATAATAACCAGTTATTGGTTGGTACTTTCTCTGCTAGAACATCCATTGGGAATTGAGTTGCCGGAACTCCAGAGGCCGACCATTCTAAAAAAGCATTATAGGCAGCAATTGGTACTCCAATAAAGTTTACTAAATCGTTACCAGCAAAGGCTAAAGCAAGGGCGAAAGTACCTACTAAGATAATAAGTTTATAAATATTAGCCTTAAGAAAAGTAATAACGGCTAATGATAATAATGACCAAAATGCAAAACTGACTAAAACTATTAAAGCGACTTGGGCTTCCAAGAAATCGTTCATAGTACGTCCTCCTAAAATATCGAAAGAATCTTTAGCGTATGATGTTCCTTTTAATCCTTTCATAAAAATGAAATAAGTAATCGCTGTTAAAGCGAAACCACCAAATAGAGCACCAACCCATGGCGCTTTACTTTCAAAATTATAAGATAAAAGTAATCTTGATACCCATTGAACAAATGCACCAACAGAGAATGCGACCACCACCGAGAGTAGAATACCGAATATAATCTGGGAGGCTTTGGAGGTATTAATGTAATTTACCACATCAGTAAAATCGCCACCATCATGACCAATTTTTATTAATGAGATGGCGACTGCAGCACCCAATAATTCGAAAACGATAGATACTGTGGTGGATGTTGGCATACCAACGGAGTTGAAAAAATCAAGCAGGAGAATATCTGTAATCATCACGGCCATAAATATGATCATGATTTCACTAAACATAAATTCACTTGGATTAAAAATTCCTTTTCTGGCAACCTCCATCATTCCACTAGAAAACACGGCACCTACGGCGACGCCTAAACTAGCAACAATCATAATAGTTTTAAAAGAAACGGCTTTAGAGCCAATAGCAGAATTTAAAAAATTTACTGCATCGTTACTAACGCCAACTACCAAATCTGCAACAGCAAGAATGGCAAGGGCGATAATCATGTATAAATAGATATTATCCATAGTGTCTGGTTGAAATAAGGTTGCAAATATCATGACTATATAAATTTAGTGTGTTATGTAAATGTTATTTCTTTAAAAGTGTATATCGCATTGTAACCGATACATGAGTTTATTGTTTCCGCTAGCAATATCCATGTAAGTTAAATCGCTTTGAATTTTTAATTTATGACCAACAATATATTTTGAAAGTCCAATTGTGTATTGGTTTTCTGCAGTTTCACCTGTAATTTTTTTATCTAATGTTACGTTAGTGTATCGTCCAGAAACTTCCCAATTGCTTTTAAGTAAATAACCAGATTGTAAATTTAAACCTTTACCTACTTGAACGATATCTCCCGTTAAAGTACCATCGGAGTTTGTTGCAAAAGGATTGTCGGCAGTTCTATCGGCATATTCAGTCATAAATGAGAAGCCTTTGTATTTAAACATGGCATCAATAAAGAGTGTTGATATGTTTGTTTCAAAAAAACCAGTATCGGTTTCCATGTAAGAACCTTGGTTGCTTCTAGTTTTTACCGCATTATTGTTATAATCGTAACTTATACCTAAAGCTAACTTTGGTGTTTGTTCACGCTTTAAATCGGCTCCTTTATAGTCACCTTTGCTCGTGAAATTTCCAAAAGGTAAAAGTTCTAGACGTCCTGTGTATTGGTGCCCGCCTAAGTTTCCAGTAGTTACGTTCCTGCCTTCACCTTGCGCAAGAGAAAAAATTTCTTTAACAACGAAAGTGTTGGTAAGATTAAAATGATGTCTTAATTGAAGTCCAAAATCACGATCTATATTAAAACTACTGTTCAGTAATGAGCGGTCTACTTGTTGTAAATTAGCAGAAGAAATAACGCGTTCTCTGTTGCCTGGGA from Algibacter sp. L1A34 includes these protein-coding regions:
- a CDS encoding pyrimidine/purine nucleoside phosphorylase produces the protein MISANEYFDGNVKSLAYSSATGKSTIGVMEVGTYEFGTSTHETMSVIEGEMEVKLPNAPEWKIYKAGASYSIDANEKFQVKVSVQTSYLCQYV
- a CDS encoding succinate dehydrogenase cytochrome b subunit, whose protein sequence is MGGFFKSSIGRKVAMALSAFFLMFFLIIHLAVNITSLFGETVFNDMSHFMGTNPLIQFALQPVLIFGVVFHFVMGFVLELKNKKANGVAYAKNNGAANSTWMSRNMIYSGLAILAFIVLHFIDFWIPELNTKYVVGDMSGMHDGNFRYYHELVEKFQNPARVVAYVVAFVLLGLHLAHGFTSAFQSMGVTAGRKKTLQSIGKGYSIIIPLGFIIVAISHYFNH
- a CDS encoding porin, translating into MNCKLPLLGVLFFVITSLQSQEIKSGEFGKGLFNIVGKDSSWTMKIGLRVQLQGASTWADGEKNEANFLIRRSRLKFNGFAYSPKLKYKIELGLSNRDQSGASEFTSNAPRYILDAVLMWNFYDNFELWVGQTKLPGNRERVISSANLQQVDRSLLNSSFNIDRDFGLQLRHHFNLTNTFVVKEIFSLAQGEGRNVTTGNLGGHQYTGRLELLPFGNFTSKGDYKGADLKREQTPKLALGISYDYNNNAVKTRSNQGSYMETDTGFFETNISTLFIDAMFKYKGFSFMTEYADRTADNPFATNSDGTLTGDIVQVGKGLNLQSGYLLKSNWEVSGRYTNVTLDKKITGETAENQYTIGLSKYIVGHKLKIQSDLTYMDIASGNNKLMYRLQCDIHF
- a CDS encoding inorganic phosphate transporter, whose amino-acid sequence is MDNIYLYMIIALAILAVADLVVGVSNDAVNFLNSAIGSKAVSFKTIMIVASLGVAVGAVFSSGMMEVARKGIFNPSEFMFSEIMIIFMAVMITDILLLDFFNSVGMPTSTTVSIVFELLGAAVAISLIKIGHDGGDFTDVVNYINTSKASQIIFGILLSVVVAFSVGAFVQWVSRLLLSYNFESKAPWVGALFGGFALTAITYFIFMKGLKGTSYAKDSFDILGGRTMNDFLEAQVALIVLVSFAFWSLLSLAVITFLKANIYKLIILVGTFALALAFAGNDLVNFIGVPIAAYNAFLEWSASGVPATQFPMDVLAEKVPTNNWLLFAAGMIMVLTLWFSSKAKNVVKTSLDLASQSETKERFEPNFLSRGFVRLALLISQFTNLILPKSLQDKIDKQFEVPVIKVSKNKTVELPAFDLVRAAVNLMIAAVLISIATSYKLPLSTTYVTFMVAMGSSLADRAWGAESAVYRVAGVINVIGGWFFTAFSAFSAAALVAYLLNLNITVMFPILLVAAFALLIRSSIVHNKKSKEVSAEDSLIKAESSSVQGVIHESAGNIASVVKRGNKIYTNAINGLAKQDLQSLKKNQKQVAKLSVEVDDLRNNIFYFIKNLDESSLGASNFYINVLGYLQDMAQSLEYISKVSYKHINNNHKKLKFNQIKELKEVDIALEQLFFDTKTAFDSRSFEQIGKILSRKDEVFNIVTEKIQKQVERTRTEESSPKNTTLYFSVLLETKDLLKATMSLLEEYYNAHDSSVKPATISGSEEEE
- a CDS encoding succinate dehydrogenase/fumarate reductase iron-sulfur subunit — encoded protein: MNLTLKIWRQKDAGSKGQMVDYKVTDISEHMSFLEMMDVLNEQLVNSGEEPVAFDHDCREGICGACSLYINGEAHGPDRGITTCQLHMRMFNDGDTITIEPFRASAFPVIKDLIVDRMAFERIQQSGGFISVNTSGNTQDANGLPISKHAADAAMDAAACIGCGACVATCKNSSAMLFVGAKVSQYALLPQGQVEAADRVQNMVAQMDLEGFGNCTNTGACEVECPKGITLESIARMNRELMKASI
- a CDS encoding fumarate reductase/succinate dehydrogenase flavoprotein subunit, producing the protein MALDSKVPEGPIKDKWTNYKDKINLVNPANKRHIDIIVVGTGLAGGSAAATLAELGYNVKAFAYQDSPRRAHSIAAQGGINAAKNYMGDGDSNYRLFYDTVKGGDYRSREANVYRLAEVSSNIIDQCVAQGVPFARDYGGLLDNRSFGGVLVSRTFYAKGQTGQQLLLGCYSAMNRQIARGKIEMFNRHEMLDVVKVDGKARGIIARNLITGEIERHSAHAVVIATGGYGNVYFLSTNAMGSNATAAWKIHKKGAYFANPCFTQIHPTCIPRSGDYQSKLTLMSESLRNDGRIWVPAKIEDAKAIQQGTLKPVQIAEEDRDYYLERRYPAFGNLVPRDVASRAAKERCDAGYGVNATGEAVYLDFASAFQRYGKQQAKLKGIKNPSKEEIVKLGQEIIEEKYGNLFQMYEKIIAENPYETPMMIYPATHYTMGGVWVDYNLMTTVEGLYCIGEANFSDHGANRLGASALMQGLADGYFVLPYTIGDYLSDDIRTGEIATDTKEFDEAEKEVKDKIDFFINNKGTKSVDYFHKRLGKVMWDKVGMSRNEKDLKEAMAEIKAIREEFWKDVMVPGSASEMNAELEKAGRVADFLELGELFAKDALVRNESCGGHFREESVELDGEQKGEAKRNDKDYAFVSAWEYKGEPADAVLHKEELEFKDIELKQRSYK